A stretch of the Malus domestica chromosome 08, GDT2T_hap1 genome encodes the following:
- the LOC103440269 gene encoding protein IQ-DOMAIN 32-like isoform X2: MKKMGKSTSCFQIIACGKDSADNDDLEAPESKSPSDKRGWSFRKRAARHRVLSNTVITETPTSGHKESPESASATVPEKISLIHCSDEKPQLVTPENPKVSETEQKVSQTEPKVLETEPNVPEAEQKAPETEPNVPEAEGKAPENEPQLPEIELNVPKAEQKAPETELNVAEAEGKAPETEPNVAEAEGKAPETEPKVPETEPNVPETEPKEPETEPKVSNTENVTDDESAVECKSDEYDVTVVQTASRGLLDQKSFMELENVVKLQAAIRGHLVRRHAVGTLRCVQALVKMQALVRARRTCQEKAKSNITYTSIDKLLSNSFARRLLESSPKTKPMHAKCDSSNPGSFWEWMERWTSLSSPSTEDIAESEKAVAAIKKQERRMEEISESPWESKIQDEVLCEISDSKSNITESIVPSESEENRITYDADNLNFQASHSDIEQPQLEKNSTSDVKEITEEINYLPNQSVQSNADSQVELKSFSGNPVMERRKEEISESPRESEIQDEVLCEISDSKSSITESIVPSESEENLITCDADNLNFQASHSNSEQPQLENSSTSDVKEITEEINYLPNQSVQSNADSQVELKSFSGNPVTETEQPKRSMKRLASEELETEGKKSVFGSGKVSNPAFIAAQSKFEVLSSTTNSGRSISPSHQDDAASELQRDTFSSAVDTEIRKELNVAENPVTHVSSVQVGGSECGTEISISSTLDSPNRSDVGATEHEHGAKVSVEGDICNPDGTKNVDVQAKDFPTIPVSNLSDPVLDQPEKHDVVNGEIEDSVVAVDSPQAESQPERTESDLQREQDPEAGIQAYASPPETSPRSHLTVPESQGTPSSLISVKAKRSKADKSGSNQKRKFASAGKNSPSNPNQDSVSNKDQKKGKRRNSFGSEKPAADKIDQEPRHSSSNSSIPRFMQATESARAKLQTNTSPRSSPDMQDRDINVKKRHSLPGTNGRQGSPRIQQSTSQAQPGAKTNERKWNR; this comes from the exons atgaagaaaatgggGAAATCCACCTCTTGCTTCCAAATTATCGCCTGCGGTAAGGATTCAGCGGACAACGATGATCTCGAAGCTCCCGAG AGCAAGAGTCCGAGTGACAAGCGCGGATGGAGCTTCCGAAAGAGAGCTGCACGGCATAGAGTGTTGAGCAACACTGTCATCACAGAGACGCCCACTTCCGGACATAAGGAGAGCCCGGAATCAGCGAGCGCTACTGTTCCAGAAAAGATATCGTTAATACATTGCAGTGACGAGAAACCCCAGTTGGTGACTCCTGAGAACCCAAAAGTATCTGAGACTGAACAGAAGGTATCCCAGACTGAACCAAAAGTACTTGAGACTGAACCGAACGTACCTGAAGCTGAACAGAAAGCACCGGAGACTGAACCAAACGTACCAGAAGCTGAAGGGAAAGCACCGGAGAATGAACCGCAATTACCGGAGATTGAACTGAACGTACCTAAAGCTGAACAGAAAGCACCGGAGACTGAACTGAACGTAGCAGAAGCTGAAGGGAAGGCACCGGAGACTGAACCGAACGTGGCTGAAGCTGAAGGGAAAGCACCGGAGACTGAACCGAAAGTACCCGAGACTGAACCGAACGTACCCGAGACTGAACCGAAAGAACCCGAGACTGAACCCAAAGTATCCAATACTGAAAATGTCACAGATGATGAAAGTGCAGTCGAATGCAAATCGGATGAGTATGATGTTACTGTTGTGCAGACAGCTTCCAGAGGATTGCTG GATCAGAAATCGTTCATGGAGCTTGAGAATGTTGTTAAGTTGCAAGCTGCTATTCGTGGGCATTTGGTCCGTAGGCATGCGGTGGGAACTTTACGATGTGTTCAAGCTCTTGTGAAAATGCAAGCTCTTGTTCGTGCTCGCCGTACTTGTCAG GAGAAGGCCAAATCGAATATAACATACACTTCAATTGACAAGCTACTTAGCAATAGTTTTGCCCGCCGG ttgttggaATCATCACCGAAGACCAAACCTATGCATGCCAAGTGTGATTCCTCTAATCCCGGCTCTTTTTGGGAATGGATGGAGAGATGGACGTCACTATCATCGCCGTCAACGGAGGATATTGCAGAGTCAGAAAAAGCAGTGGCAGCAATAAAGAAACAGGAAAGAAGAATGGAAGAAATTTCTGAATCCCCTTGGGAATCTaaaattcaagatgaagttcttTGTGAGATATCAGACTCAAAGTCCAACATCACGGAATCAATAGTGCCATCTGAAAGTGAAGAGAATCGGATTACTTATGACGCTGATAACTTGAACTTTCAGGCAAGCCATTCTGATATTGAACAGCCTCAGTTGGAAAAAAACAGTACATCTGATGTGAAAGAGATTACGGAAGAGATCAATTATCTTCCAAATCAAAGTGTGCAATCAAATGCAGATTCTCAGGTGGAGCTCAAGTCCTTTTCTGGGAACCCTGTCatggaaagaagaaaggaagaaattTCTGAGTCCCCTCGGGAATCTgaaattcaagatgaagttcttTGTGAGATATCAGACTCAAAGTCCAGCATCACGGAATCAATAGTGCCATCTGAAAGTGAAGAAAATCTGATTACTTGTGACGCTGACAACTTGAACTTTCAGGCAAGCCATTCTAACAGTGAACAGCCTCAGTTGGAGAACAGCAGTACTTCTGATGTGAAAGAGATCACAGAAGAGATCAATTATCTTCCAAATCAAAGTGTGCAATCAAATGCAGATTCTCAAGTGGAGCTCAAGTCCTTTTCTGGGAACCCTGTCACAGAAACTGAACAACCTAAACGTTCTATGAAAAGATTAGCCTCAGAAGAACTAGAAACCGAAGGAAAGAAATCTGTATTTGGATCGGGGAAAGTGAGTAATCCTGCATTTATTGCTGCACAGTCAAAATTTGAAGTGCTGAGTTCAACTACCAATTCAGGTAGATCGATTAGCCCATCCCATCAAGATGATGCTGCAAGTGAATTACAAAGGGACACATTCTCATCTGCAGTGGATACTGAAATCAGAAAGGAGCTCAACGTGGCAGAAAACCCAGTCACCCATGTATCAAGTGTTCAAGTTGGTGGATCTGAGTGTGGCACTGAAATCTCCATTTCTTCCACCCTTGATTCGCCTAACAGATCTGATGTTGGAGCTACGGAACATGAGCATGGAGCCAAAGTTTCAGTGGAAGGAGACATTTGCAATCCTGACGGCACCAAAAATGTGGATGTCCAAGCCAAAGATTTCCCTACAATCCCAGTCTCCAACTTATCTGATCCAGTCTTGGATCAACCAGAAAAACATGATGTTGTTAATGGTGAGATCGAAGATTCTGTGGTTGCTGTGGACTCCCCACAAGCAGAGTCTCAGCCAGAGAGAACTGAGTCTGATCTGCAGAGAGAACAGGACCCTGAGGCAGGTATTCAAGCATATGCATCACCCCCagaaacttctccaagaagccATTTGACTGTCCCAGAATCTCAAGGAACACCGTCTAGTCTGATATCCGTGAAAGCTAAAAGGAGCAAAGCTGATAAGAGTGGATCCAACCAAAAGCGCAAGTTTGCTTCAGCAGGAAAGAATTCGCCCTCTAACCCAAACCAAGATTCTGTATCAAATAAAGATCAGAAAAAGGGGAAGAGACGCAATTCATTTGGTTCAGAAAAACCCGCCGCTGATAAGATTGATCAAGAACCAAGACATAGCAGTAGTAATAGTTCCATCCCCCGTTTCATGCAAGCCACAGAATCTGCAAGAGCAAAACTTCAAACAAATACCTCTCCAAGATCGAGTCCAGATATGCAAGACAGAGACATTAACGTAAAGAAGAGACATTCCTTACCTGGTACAAACGGAAGGCAGGGGTCTCCACGCATCCAGCAGTCAACGTCTCAAGCACAGCCGGGTGCAAAGACAAATG AGAGAAAATGGAACAGGTGA
- the LOC103440269 gene encoding protein IQ-DOMAIN 32-like isoform X1 has translation MKKMGKSTSCFQIIACGKDSADNDDLEAPESKSPSDKRGWSFRKRAARHRVLSNTVITETPTSGHKESPESASATVPEKISLIHCSDEKPQLVTPENPKVSETEQKVSQTEPKVLETEPNVPEAEQKAPETEPNVPEAEGKAPENEPQLPEIELNVPKAEQKAPETELNVAEAEGKAPETEPNVAEAEGKAPETEPKVPETEPNVPETEPKEPETEPKVSNTENVTDDESAVECKSDEYDVTVVQTASRGLLDQKSFMELENVVKLQAAIRGHLVRRHAVGTLRCVQALVKMQALVRARRTCQVIDHNSKISEKAKSNITYTSIDKLLSNSFARRLLESSPKTKPMHAKCDSSNPGSFWEWMERWTSLSSPSTEDIAESEKAVAAIKKQERRMEEISESPWESKIQDEVLCEISDSKSNITESIVPSESEENRITYDADNLNFQASHSDIEQPQLEKNSTSDVKEITEEINYLPNQSVQSNADSQVELKSFSGNPVMERRKEEISESPRESEIQDEVLCEISDSKSSITESIVPSESEENLITCDADNLNFQASHSNSEQPQLENSSTSDVKEITEEINYLPNQSVQSNADSQVELKSFSGNPVTETEQPKRSMKRLASEELETEGKKSVFGSGKVSNPAFIAAQSKFEVLSSTTNSGRSISPSHQDDAASELQRDTFSSAVDTEIRKELNVAENPVTHVSSVQVGGSECGTEISISSTLDSPNRSDVGATEHEHGAKVSVEGDICNPDGTKNVDVQAKDFPTIPVSNLSDPVLDQPEKHDVVNGEIEDSVVAVDSPQAESQPERTESDLQREQDPEAGIQAYASPPETSPRSHLTVPESQGTPSSLISVKAKRSKADKSGSNQKRKFASAGKNSPSNPNQDSVSNKDQKKGKRRNSFGSEKPAADKIDQEPRHSSSNSSIPRFMQATESARAKLQTNTSPRSSPDMQDRDINVKKRHSLPGTNGRQGSPRIQQSTSQAQPGAKTNERKWNR, from the exons atgaagaaaatgggGAAATCCACCTCTTGCTTCCAAATTATCGCCTGCGGTAAGGATTCAGCGGACAACGATGATCTCGAAGCTCCCGAG AGCAAGAGTCCGAGTGACAAGCGCGGATGGAGCTTCCGAAAGAGAGCTGCACGGCATAGAGTGTTGAGCAACACTGTCATCACAGAGACGCCCACTTCCGGACATAAGGAGAGCCCGGAATCAGCGAGCGCTACTGTTCCAGAAAAGATATCGTTAATACATTGCAGTGACGAGAAACCCCAGTTGGTGACTCCTGAGAACCCAAAAGTATCTGAGACTGAACAGAAGGTATCCCAGACTGAACCAAAAGTACTTGAGACTGAACCGAACGTACCTGAAGCTGAACAGAAAGCACCGGAGACTGAACCAAACGTACCAGAAGCTGAAGGGAAAGCACCGGAGAATGAACCGCAATTACCGGAGATTGAACTGAACGTACCTAAAGCTGAACAGAAAGCACCGGAGACTGAACTGAACGTAGCAGAAGCTGAAGGGAAGGCACCGGAGACTGAACCGAACGTGGCTGAAGCTGAAGGGAAAGCACCGGAGACTGAACCGAAAGTACCCGAGACTGAACCGAACGTACCCGAGACTGAACCGAAAGAACCCGAGACTGAACCCAAAGTATCCAATACTGAAAATGTCACAGATGATGAAAGTGCAGTCGAATGCAAATCGGATGAGTATGATGTTACTGTTGTGCAGACAGCTTCCAGAGGATTGCTG GATCAGAAATCGTTCATGGAGCTTGAGAATGTTGTTAAGTTGCAAGCTGCTATTCGTGGGCATTTGGTCCGTAGGCATGCGGTGGGAACTTTACGATGTGTTCAAGCTCTTGTGAAAATGCAAGCTCTTGTTCGTGCTCGCCGTACTTGTCAGGTGATAGACCATAACTCTAAGATCTCG GAGAAGGCCAAATCGAATATAACATACACTTCAATTGACAAGCTACTTAGCAATAGTTTTGCCCGCCGG ttgttggaATCATCACCGAAGACCAAACCTATGCATGCCAAGTGTGATTCCTCTAATCCCGGCTCTTTTTGGGAATGGATGGAGAGATGGACGTCACTATCATCGCCGTCAACGGAGGATATTGCAGAGTCAGAAAAAGCAGTGGCAGCAATAAAGAAACAGGAAAGAAGAATGGAAGAAATTTCTGAATCCCCTTGGGAATCTaaaattcaagatgaagttcttTGTGAGATATCAGACTCAAAGTCCAACATCACGGAATCAATAGTGCCATCTGAAAGTGAAGAGAATCGGATTACTTATGACGCTGATAACTTGAACTTTCAGGCAAGCCATTCTGATATTGAACAGCCTCAGTTGGAAAAAAACAGTACATCTGATGTGAAAGAGATTACGGAAGAGATCAATTATCTTCCAAATCAAAGTGTGCAATCAAATGCAGATTCTCAGGTGGAGCTCAAGTCCTTTTCTGGGAACCCTGTCatggaaagaagaaaggaagaaattTCTGAGTCCCCTCGGGAATCTgaaattcaagatgaagttcttTGTGAGATATCAGACTCAAAGTCCAGCATCACGGAATCAATAGTGCCATCTGAAAGTGAAGAAAATCTGATTACTTGTGACGCTGACAACTTGAACTTTCAGGCAAGCCATTCTAACAGTGAACAGCCTCAGTTGGAGAACAGCAGTACTTCTGATGTGAAAGAGATCACAGAAGAGATCAATTATCTTCCAAATCAAAGTGTGCAATCAAATGCAGATTCTCAAGTGGAGCTCAAGTCCTTTTCTGGGAACCCTGTCACAGAAACTGAACAACCTAAACGTTCTATGAAAAGATTAGCCTCAGAAGAACTAGAAACCGAAGGAAAGAAATCTGTATTTGGATCGGGGAAAGTGAGTAATCCTGCATTTATTGCTGCACAGTCAAAATTTGAAGTGCTGAGTTCAACTACCAATTCAGGTAGATCGATTAGCCCATCCCATCAAGATGATGCTGCAAGTGAATTACAAAGGGACACATTCTCATCTGCAGTGGATACTGAAATCAGAAAGGAGCTCAACGTGGCAGAAAACCCAGTCACCCATGTATCAAGTGTTCAAGTTGGTGGATCTGAGTGTGGCACTGAAATCTCCATTTCTTCCACCCTTGATTCGCCTAACAGATCTGATGTTGGAGCTACGGAACATGAGCATGGAGCCAAAGTTTCAGTGGAAGGAGACATTTGCAATCCTGACGGCACCAAAAATGTGGATGTCCAAGCCAAAGATTTCCCTACAATCCCAGTCTCCAACTTATCTGATCCAGTCTTGGATCAACCAGAAAAACATGATGTTGTTAATGGTGAGATCGAAGATTCTGTGGTTGCTGTGGACTCCCCACAAGCAGAGTCTCAGCCAGAGAGAACTGAGTCTGATCTGCAGAGAGAACAGGACCCTGAGGCAGGTATTCAAGCATATGCATCACCCCCagaaacttctccaagaagccATTTGACTGTCCCAGAATCTCAAGGAACACCGTCTAGTCTGATATCCGTGAAAGCTAAAAGGAGCAAAGCTGATAAGAGTGGATCCAACCAAAAGCGCAAGTTTGCTTCAGCAGGAAAGAATTCGCCCTCTAACCCAAACCAAGATTCTGTATCAAATAAAGATCAGAAAAAGGGGAAGAGACGCAATTCATTTGGTTCAGAAAAACCCGCCGCTGATAAGATTGATCAAGAACCAAGACATAGCAGTAGTAATAGTTCCATCCCCCGTTTCATGCAAGCCACAGAATCTGCAAGAGCAAAACTTCAAACAAATACCTCTCCAAGATCGAGTCCAGATATGCAAGACAGAGACATTAACGTAAAGAAGAGACATTCCTTACCTGGTACAAACGGAAGGCAGGGGTCTCCACGCATCCAGCAGTCAACGTCTCAAGCACAGCCGGGTGCAAAGACAAATG AGAGAAAATGGAACAGGTGA